In a single window of the Dreissena polymorpha isolate Duluth1 chromosome 3, UMN_Dpol_1.0, whole genome shotgun sequence genome:
- the LOC127873580 gene encoding uncharacterized protein LOC127873580 isoform X3, which yields MACFYVESTVPTKVYTVRIVMLGACSGKSAIAVRFVSDRFEEKSFKTVGAVYRCKKMEIDDDLVCFQVWDTSGNAKYTEISKMYLRGAHVAMLVYDVTKPSTFEELKRWVDIVEKDDRVHTTVLVGNMQDLPSVVDDEVYKSILEEMSNKYVRLPWHWHNHTGCTLLRSRRKQDRMCMRCFLQ from the exons ATGGCATGTTTCTATGTGGAGTCTACAGTCCCAACGAAGGTGTACACTGTGAGAATAGTCATGCTTGGTGCGTGTTCAGGAAAGTCTGCAATAGCCGTGCGATTCGTATCTGATCGCTTTGAAGAAAAGTCCTTCAAAACTGTTGGAG CCGTCTACAGATGCAAGAAAATGGAAATTGACGACGATCTTGTATGCTTCCAAGTGTGGGACACATCAGGAAATGCTAAATACACCGAAATCAGTAAAATGTATCTTCGAGGAGCGCACGTTGCCATGTTGGTTTATGACGTCACTAAGCCG AGTACTTTCGAGGAGCTGAAACGCTGGGTAGATATCGTTGAAAAGGATGACAGAGTCCACACCACCGTCTTAGTTGGTAACATGCAAGACCTCCCATCTGTTGTCGACGACGAGGTATACAAAAGCATTCTTGAAGAAATGTCTAATAAATACGTAAG GTTGCCCTGGCATTGGCACAATCACACGGGATGCACTTTACTACGGTCTCGGCGAAAACAGGACAGAATGTGCATGCGTTGTTTCTTACAATAG
- the LOC127873580 gene encoding ras-related protein Rab-5B-like isoform X2 yields MACFYVESTVPTKVYTVRIVMLGACSGKSAIAVRFVSDRFEEKSFKTVGAVYRCKKMEIDDDLVCFQVWDTSGNAKYTEISKMYLRGAHVAMLVYDVTKPSTFEELKRWVDIVEKDDRVHTTVLVGNMQDLPSVVDDEVALALAQSHGMHFTTVSAKTGQNVHALFLTIATLTLSKMKTDQRYLVPVSSKFNNIINP; encoded by the exons ATGGCATGTTTCTATGTGGAGTCTACAGTCCCAACGAAGGTGTACACTGTGAGAATAGTCATGCTTGGTGCGTGTTCAGGAAAGTCTGCAATAGCCGTGCGATTCGTATCTGATCGCTTTGAAGAAAAGTCCTTCAAAACTGTTGGAG CCGTCTACAGATGCAAGAAAATGGAAATTGACGACGATCTTGTATGCTTCCAAGTGTGGGACACATCAGGAAATGCTAAATACACCGAAATCAGTAAAATGTATCTTCGAGGAGCGCACGTTGCCATGTTGGTTTATGACGTCACTAAGCCG AGTACTTTCGAGGAGCTGAAACGCTGGGTAGATATCGTTGAAAAGGATGACAGAGTCCACACCACCGTCTTAGTTGGTAACATGCAAGACCTCCCATCTGTTGTCGACGACGAG GTTGCCCTGGCATTGGCACAATCACACGGGATGCACTTTACTACGGTCTCGGCGAAAACAGGACAGAATGTGCATGCGTTGTTTCTTACAATAG CAACGTTAACTCTCTCCAAAATGAAGACGGATCAACGTTATCTTGTGCCCGTATCGTCAAAGTTCAATAACataattaacccttaa
- the LOC127873580 gene encoding uncharacterized protein LOC127873580 isoform X1 gives MACFYVESTVPTKVYTVRIVMLGACSGKSAIAVRFVSDRFEEKSFKTVGAVYRCKKMEIDDDLVCFQVWDTSGNAKYTEISKMYLRGAHVAMLVYDVTKPSTFEELKRWVDIVEKDDRVHTTVLVGNMQDLPSVVDDEVALALAQSHGMHFTTVSAKTGQNVHALFLTIGKFCTFTRGFEKKEMHFQEVYLNNFERSCINIHILF, from the exons ATGGCATGTTTCTATGTGGAGTCTACAGTCCCAACGAAGGTGTACACTGTGAGAATAGTCATGCTTGGTGCGTGTTCAGGAAAGTCTGCAATAGCCGTGCGATTCGTATCTGATCGCTTTGAAGAAAAGTCCTTCAAAACTGTTGGAG CCGTCTACAGATGCAAGAAAATGGAAATTGACGACGATCTTGTATGCTTCCAAGTGTGGGACACATCAGGAAATGCTAAATACACCGAAATCAGTAAAATGTATCTTCGAGGAGCGCACGTTGCCATGTTGGTTTATGACGTCACTAAGCCG AGTACTTTCGAGGAGCTGAAACGCTGGGTAGATATCGTTGAAAAGGATGACAGAGTCCACACCACCGTCTTAGTTGGTAACATGCAAGACCTCCCATCTGTTGTCGACGACGAG GTTGCCCTGGCATTGGCACAATCACACGGGATGCACTTTACTACGGTCTCGGCGAAAACAGGACAGAATGTGCATGCGTTGTTTCTTACAATAGGCAAGTTTTGTACATTTACCCGTggatttgaaaaaaaggaaatgCATTTTCAAGAAGTATACTTAAATAATTTCGAGCGCTCCTGTATAAATATTcacattttgttttga